The Flavobacteriales bacterium genome segment GACGATCCATCTTGTTTACAAAGCCAATTCTAGGAACGTTATAGTTATCAGCTAATCTCCAGTTAGTTTCTGATTGAGGCTCAACACCATCTACAGCACTAAATAAGAAAACCAAACCATCTAATACTCTAAGAGAACGATTTACCTCAACAGTAAAATCAACGTGACCCGGAGTATCAATAATATTTACGTGATAATCATTGTCTCTGTAATTCCAATTAAGAGTAGTAGCAGCAGAAGTAATAGTAATACCTCTTTCTTGTTCTTGCTCCATCCAATCCATTGTAGCAGCACCATCGTGTACTTCTCCAATTTTATGACTTACACCACCATAGTATAAAATCCTTTCGGTAGTAGTAGTCTTACCAGCATCAATGTGAGCGGCAATGCCTATATTTCTTGTAAATGTTAAATCTCTTTTTGCCATTTTATTAGAATCTAAAGTGTGAGAATGCTTTATTGGCTTCAGCCATTCTGTGAGTATCTTGCTTTTTCTTGAATGCTGCTCCTTCTTCTTTGTATGCCGCAACGATTTCAGCAGCTAATTTGTGACACATGCTTTTATCGTTTCTTTTTCTAGCAAAACCAATCATCCATTTCATAGCCATAGATAATTTACGTGCATCTCTAATTGGCTGTGGAATTTGAAAAGTAGCACCACCTATTCTA includes the following:
- the rpsG gene encoding 30S ribosomal protein S7, which produces MRKSPAKKRRLLPDAKFNDTMVTQFVNNMMYDGKKSTAFKIFYDALAIVDTRVEDESPLDVWKKAVQNVTPAVEVRSRRIGGATFQIPQPIRDARKLSMAMKWMIGFARKRNDKSMCHKLAAEIVAAYKEEGAAFKKKQDTHRMAEANKAFSHFRF